CAGACAAGCAAGCTGACAATTTTGAGATAGTGAACCTGTTGGGAAAGTTGATGGTGAGAACATAGAATTAGTTAGCAGGTAACTGATGATAAATGCAGCTTGATAGCACCATCAAGGACACCtgacatcactttactgatgattgagaatagactgatggaatGGTATTTGTCTAGGTTGGATTCGTCTTGCTTCTTGTGGTCAGGACATGCCTAGACAATGATTCACTTTGCCAGGAAGATGCAGTGCTGTCGCTATAGTGAAACAGTGTGGtgcaggagaagctcagcaggtcaggcagcatccgaggagcaggaaaaccgatgtttcaggcaaaagtcatTCCTGataaatggcttttgcccaaaatgtcaattttcctgctcctcagatgctgcctgacctgctgtgcttctccagcaccattctcttgactctaatctccagcatctgcagtcctcactttcaccatagtGGAATatggatgatggtgggatagtgtggggagatgggcttagattagttcacaggtcagtgcaacatcgagggccgaagggcctgttctgcactatattgttctattttctatgttctatgaacagtTTAACCTGAGGCatagctagttctggagcacaggtcttcaataTTATACTGAGAATGGTGCCTCAGTCGACAACCTTTGCTGTATCAATGCACTCAATATCTTGTAACATCATATGGATTGAATCGAGCTGATTAAAGATTGGCTTCTGAGATGGTGGACACTTCAGGGGGAGGTTGAGGCTGATCATCAACTCAGCAtgtttgactgaattttttgttttgcaaatgtttcagtttttgttttgctggtGATTGCCTATCTCAAGGATGGAAATAGTCCTGGAATAGCCTTCTGTTGGTTTCGTTGAATTattcatcaccattcacaactggatttgACCTGAAGAACTTTGATCTGATAGGTCAATTGTCTGATCTGTATTAATTTTTGGCAATAACTTTTCAACTTCCACATATCTGCATCCAGCTGAGGATGTGTTGGGATGTGTTCTTCAGGGGGTGTTTTATTAAAAGGCAATAGCAGTCTTGACCACTGGCAAGAGAGCTAGTGAGAGACCTACCGGGCCTCCTTTGGGAAGGCCCAACAGCGTTATACAACAAATAGGTAGTTACGAAGTCACTGAGAATACTTCCATGGGACCAGGACCCTGCAGACAGGGAGTTACATCCACCAGGAGCTGCTAGCCAACCAGATGTTGGCAAATCGAGTGAACAACAGTGCCACTTGGGAGGCAGTGCCTGCAACAGGAATGATACCTACTGGAGAACCAGGGTCATGGAGCGGCCTAGGGCCAAGGTCCTGGATGGTGATGAGATTTCACAAATTGGGATTGCTGGGGATGGATGGGTGAAGTGGGGAATCTCATAGACCTGCCTCCTCCTTGCAATGTCCCTCAATCAGGCACTGGGTGCCTTTGAATTGAGATCCCTCACTGCCCAATCCCCGACCTGGGAGACCACAAACAGCTTGAGCTTTTAAAAGATTCTCTCATGGGATGTAGACAtctcaacatttattgtccatccctcattgcccttgagataGTGGTGgggagctactttcttgaactgttacaattcacgtgctgtaagttgacccaccatgcccttaggaaggaaatttcaagatgtctcttattggtgatagtcacAGCCTGGCTTTGTGCAGCATGAATGTTAATCGCCACTTGTCAGTTCAAGCttaaatgttgtccagatcttgtttcatttgatcaaggacagcttcagtatctgaggagttgcaaatggcactgaacattgtgcaatcattggtgaacatccccagttctgaccttatgatggagagaaggtcattaatgaagcagctgaagatggttgggcctaggacactacactgaggaacccctgcagaaatgtcctggaactgagatgactgacctccaacatccaaaaccatcttcctaagtgtcaggtatgactccaaccaccggagagtttgccccctgatacacattgattccagttttgccagggctctttgatgccacactcagttaaatgcagccttgatgtcaagggctgtcactctggaATTtagcacttttgtccatgtttgaactgagactgtaatgagctgagtggccctgacagaactcaaactgggtgtcactgagcaggttattgctgagcaggtgctgcttgatagcactgttgttgataccttccatcactttactgatgatggagagtacgCTGATGGGGccataattggctgggttggatttgtcctgctttttatgtataggatgtaactgggcaattttccacattgtaaggtaAATgctgtgttgtaattgtactggaacagcttgacaaggggagcggcaagttctggagcacaagtcttcagtactattgccagaatgttgtcagggcccgtagcctttgcagtatccagtttctccaaccatttcttgatatcatgtggagtgaattgaattggctgaagactggtgtctgtgatgctggggaccactggaggaggccgagatggatcatccacgtggcatttctggctgaagattgctgcaaatgcatcaaccttatcttttgcactgatgggctgggctcttccatcattgaggatggggatatttgtggaacctcctcctccagtgagttgtatAATTATCCACTGCCATTCACGatgggatgtggcaggactgcagagcttaggtttGATCCATTGGTGTGATCTcatttagctctatcacttgctgcttatgttgcttggcacacaagtagtcctgtttgatgATTTCgacaggttgacatctcatcttcaggtatgcctggtgcctgctcctggcttgccatcctgcactctccattgaaccaggtagaccccctggcttgatggtaatggttgagtgggggatgtgAAGGGCCATTAGGTTGCAGGTTGTACTAAAGTACAATcctgctgttgttgatggcccacagcatcttATGGTTGCCAACCTTGAGTTGCCAGATCTATTTGAAGTGTGCCCCATTTAGTACAGTGATGGTGCCATACAACACAATGGAAGATATCCTCAGTGTGAAGATGGGGCTTTGTTTCCACAAGGAGTGTGTGATGATCACTATTattatactgtcatggacagatgcacgtGCAGCTGGCAGTTTGGTAAGGATGGAGTCAAGTCTGAATTTCCCTCTTGTTtgttctctcaccacctgctgcagacccagtctagcagttatgaccagcttgatcagtatgctattgctgagccactcttggtggtgaacattgaaatacCCCCACCTacagaacattttgcaccctttattacccaaccctaattgcctaggaggcatttaagagtcaattacattgctctgggtttggagtcacatgtagaccacaaGTGACGgtagctgatttccttccctgaaggacatgatgTGAACCAGATGCGTTTTTACAACATTTGACAATTGTTACACATTCTCCATTAGAGCAGCTCTATGTTCCAGAtctttgttattgaattcaattgtcaCCATATTCCGTGGTGGGGTTTAAATCCATATTCTCACAGCAAGTGGCCTGGGTTTTGGATTGTTAGTCCAATAATGTTGCCACTACATCACTGCTTCCCAAAATGGGATTTTCCACTGACTTTCTTCTAAAGGTATGGAATCAATTTGGAAGAATACACCAAACCACCAACAACACCAACTGTCCCTTACTGCTGCTGCACAGATCCCAGATTAACCACCCAGCATTTAACTTGAAACTTCAAACCTGTTAgattctctgtgtgaagaaacaAAGTGATACTCAACATGCCAAGACTTAATGTTTAACCTTTTCTATTAATGTACAAAATCAGACAGTGATAAATAAAAGCAATAATCTTGAATGGCCAAAACAATCAAATTGTAGGCTCTTTTCTTTATTGAGTTAATGTACAGAAATTGCATCCAAAACCAAAAATAATATGAAGTATAAACACCAAACACCAATAATTAGAAGGGAATAAGGCAATCAAATGTATTCCTCCAGAGAACTAATTAACTTCTGCTTCCAATCATGTCATCAATAAATTTCATGAAGagcattaaaatatttttcatataCAATGTTACTTCATAAAGCATTGATCGATAAAAAGGTGGAATAGGATGGAAGAATTGTATTGTGCTCTACTGACACTTGAAATTTGCTTTTGTCAAATTTTACTAGGTATCTCCAGTTCACACCGGATTTTTCTCAGCTTCTGTCTAGTTATTATTCTCCTGTGAGAAATCTTGTTGATTACCATAAAATGACAGATTGCTGTACCATTTTGTTCCATGTCCCACTTCTGAGTTCATTTCTTGTTGTAGCAAACCTGACTTTCAAAGCTGGTGCTAACACGTGTAAATTGATACAATATGTATAGCTGCAGGACTTTGAAAGCTGCTGTCTCAGATTCCCTAGTGTTTGACATCTTGGTGTTTATGAAAGTAACAGTGCTTAACTAATATGCAAGAATGCAAATTAAATGTGagggtgttttttttaacatttattcaGCGGGAACCCAATTATATCTATATGCAACATTACACATGAGAAACTATGAGCATAACATCAACCCTGAAAACTTTTCTCTATCTTTAGATTCAGGGAAGGAATGGGTTTAAAATAATGAAttgtatacagagaaacacaaACTACACTAGCTTCAATATCTCTGTACCTGCATACCACATGTACGGTCTCTCTCAAATAAAAACCTATTTCTCTAACATTAAATAAAATTCTGCTTTCCTTCCTTTCTCCGTTCAAATTCTCATATAATTAAATGTTACGTTTCATcaccttttttttgcttttttgctATGGTCTCACCTCtttgtttttccatttttctttcccaTACGCTATACGTCATACTATTTCTCCCATCATGTTTTCAGCTTTTTATCCACTTTTCACTTGTttttgctgttccagcaacattctACATTGTGTCCTACATTCTCGAGGTTTGAACCAGCTCCCAAGTGTAGGAATCTGTATGTTGTTGCCACAATTGACAAGTTATAGCTACAGTGCTTCGACAATGCGGTTTACAGACCACAAATCTTACTTCTACAATCTAACTGTTAATAGCAGCTGAGGCCTAACTAAACATAAATTAGTGATGATCCTGTATCTTTATCTCAGCTAGTTCTTCTGACAAATATACAAATGGATCAGATCATTTAAAAACAGACAATCTGCATACCTTATAAATTTTTTGCACTAATCCTTTGGGGCCTGTCCACTGCTTATAATATCATGATGGTCAACTATGAACAATTAGTTAATACACAGTAATTTCAGAACAACCTGCAGCATATGCCTGATGCAAGTAATCCATTGTACATGTAATATTAAAACTATTGTGTATCAAACATGGCTAATAATTTTTTTGGAACTTGGTGATATTTATATTAAGATACCAATGTCATCACACATAGAGGAGGCAGTTTTGTACTTGAAGCCCACATTTAGTGAAGTTTCTGTCAGGCACTCTTCAGTAGACATTTCCCCACCAGGGTAGGAAACAATCAGCGTGTGTGGTCACTACAGAACAAAGTTGGAGCAAATAGCTCTCCATCATTTAACTTGGGTCCAATGTGTAGCGTGTGCATAAAGACTTCAATAAAAAATAAGACTTAAAAGGTCAGACAAAGAGAGTTGGAAGGAAGAAAATATGacaaatttaaattaatatttcctGTGATTCAGAAAGATAAGTGTTGAAATGCACAACAGTTTATTAATCAGTTGCTTCAGCATCCCTAAGATAGGGAAAGGAAAATGGCCaggattcctgctcctgttcaCTGTCCAGTGACTGCTGCTAGAAGGTTTGCTTGTAGGGCAATTGGGCAGGGACAGGATTAAGTGATTCCCTTCTCTCCTGTCAAATTGCCTGCCAACATTCGATGCACAAGCTCACGTGTGTAGACTGGATATTCAACCTAAACACCATTGGGCTTCCAGCGCCCATGGCACAATACTTTAGCAGGAGTCAGCAGCTCCAGGAGAAGAGGGGATCAAATGGAAGAAAGTTGAAAAATGAATTCAGGCACTTGTCAGCTATGCCGAATTTTAAGCAAATGGATAAACTTAAGTGACTCCCAATTCTACAGACTAAATCCCTTAATCAATATACATGAAGTATAATAGATTAGTCTGCTCAAACTAAAAGTACTTTATTCACTTGAATGTCCAACTGCATGACTTATGCTTTCTACAAATAACACTGGAAACACCCCAAAGCTAAACATGTCGCTCTGGTGCTTGCAGTCATCACTGAGTATTTGGACATGCACACCACAATGAACACTTGGGAAAAGACAACATGAAAAGTACACCAAAGAATATTAAACTAAATCACTCTATTTTACATATACAATGACACATCTATTTCAGTTTGAAAACTAAAGATACAAATATGAATACGCAGGTTACACACTTCAAAAACATGCTCATTTTAGCTAAATATTTATATTAAAGACAATTTGTAAAATAGCCTAAATAAACAAGTATTTGAatcattctgattttgtttgtgcaGCAATAGAGTTTGAAAAATATCTAGATTGTAGTAATATGTTTCTCAGCAATGTGATTACAGAGGATATAACAATTTCCCTGTGGGATGGAATATGGTAAATGTCCATGGATCTTTAGAGAACAATGTTTTTGTCTAATGCCACATTTTACATTATCATTCGCCTAATATACAGCAACTGTTTATTTCATCTATTCTGAGGCCTGAGTAACAACTACTCAATGTTCCAAcgaaataagattttttttcaacatcCTCTAAAGCTACCTGACGTGACATAAAGAAATACTGATAACACTATGTGAGGAGAGCTGAGAGATTGACAAGAATTAAAACTGTACTACTTAACAGCCCAATTCAAAACAATATAAACTTCAAGATTCAAATACAAAATTGAATAATGCTGTCCTTCTCCTAAGGTCtattcttaaaaacaaaaacctTCCCATGTtttagttatttttttaaaataataaacctCCTGCCAATCTTCACAATTCTTCTGATCACACTTCCACAAATATCAGGGGGACAAGAAGTGCAGAAGACTGATCTACGGTCATCTGAGGTCCAGTCCAGCCTGCTGCAGGGTGTGCGTATGTATCACTTTAGACACAAATGTGATGCTTCATCAAAAATAtggccaaatttttaaaaaaaaatctgaatcatTGAACGAGTCTGATTTGATATGCAGGAACATTTTGTAGATGTATTAACATCATAATTTTGATACTAGCTCTTTCTGTGGCTATTAAGTAACGCAGCTTTAAGTCTTTCTTTAGCTGAACTCAGGACTCTGCTTCACTTCTGCCACTGTAGGTACTGCCTCATCACCTTTTCTTTCCTTTGTTACTACAACCGTTTCTGTATTGGCAACATTTGTAACCATTGCTGGGAGACTATCTTCACCTACTTCAGCAGCTCCTGGTGTGTCCACTTCCTTTGCTGCTTCTGTACCTGTCATCTCGCCCTTGGAACTCTCACCTACACCTTTGACAGCAACCTCTTGTCCTTCTGCCCCACTTCTTTCATTCTTCTTTTTTATGTTCATATGAAATGGTTTTGAATCAACGATGGACTTTTTGATTCTCTCTCCTGAAATCCTGATCTTCTCTCTCCGTTCGGGAGGGACTATTGTGTGACTGAGCCGATTCATCTGTTTCCCAAAGTTTTGTTTGGTTTTCTGCATGTTTTCTCTTGAAAAAGCTTTCTTTATACTATCCACCCGCTTCATGCCTGATTTTCTGAGGCGCGCACTTGTACTTTCTTCATCATAAACAAATTCTTCATCAGAAGAGAGGTCTGGTGGTGGTGTGGCTGCAGTTGCTGTGTGTTCTCCTTCTGCTGCTGCCACATTCCCTTCGTGAGGCAGGTTTTTATAGACTACTGAGGAGGGCATTTGATTTTCTTCCTGTGAAAGCACAAAATGCAATTTTTATTCTGCATTGCTGCCCTTTAGAATGTTCTTCAATGTATTTCAACATGAAAATTACTTACAAAGTAAACTACTATAATCTTAGTTAGCTTTCACTTCTCTCCAAGTGTATCTGTCCATAAATTAATTCTGACATATCTCTGAGATACACGCAGTAAgcaatcccaccaccctgtgaccaaacactttaactccccctccctctccgccaaggacaagcaagtcctgggcatcctccatcgccaaactctagccacccaacgcctggaggaagaatgcctcatcttctgccttgggaccctccaaacacgagatcaatgtcaatttcaccagtatcctcatttccctccctccaacttattccagatccaaccttccaacttggtatAGCACTCataaactgtcctacctgtccatcttccttcccacctattcaatcctccctcctctccaacctatcatcttcaccctgaccgtcatctacctattgcattcccagctaccttccccagccccccccccaccccctcccctttatttctcagccccctcgggccactgcctcattcctgatgaagagcttatgcttgaaacatcgactctcctcctcctcggatgctgcccctgactggctgtgctttttcagcaccacactcttcaactctgatatGTTTGGGTGTTAGAGTACCAATGCTGAAATTCTTCCTGCTGCCGTGTAGATCTATTAATGCCTCCAGTAGAGAGAGAAATCCCCAATTAAATGCCTGTGTACTAACATCCCAAGGTATGCTTACAGGATTCAAATGGTTACTAAATAAGTGACAACATAGTCCCTCACCATAGCATTCTTGGATAATATTGCAAAATGGAGCATATGTGTATATTTTTACGTCTCTTTGTTTGGCACAGACAGACATTAGATCAAGTGAATTAGATGCaaagtaaattatttttattcCCATGTGTTTTTAGTGTACTGAAATTACCCCTCCTTCCAACTATCATTACCACTCTTAATCATACAACAATATTCAATAAGTACTTGAGACTTTCTGATAAAGTATATTCCAACAAATACACTGGGTTAGTTGAACTGAGGTAGTGGTCCGTTCATTAATTTTGCTCTGTGTGTGCCCTGGGTTGCAGAAGGAAGCAAGTCAGGAATGTCTGATACTGACAACAGGTCACTGGCCTGAAGCGTTATCTCTATTCCTGTCTCTCGAGAGGCTCATAGATCTGCTCAATGTTTCTAGCATTGTCTGACCTTATTTCAGGATTATCTCCGACTTCGGATTTCAACTCCTGTTGGAGTTACAGATGTATGGACATTTCAGGTCAGGATCAGAATCATGTCTAAtgtcctccaccatcacctctgcAGTTAAATAGCCTGCCAATAACCAGTGGCAAAGTTTGCACGTGACTAATAAATATTTGGATGAAGTGCCTGAGGTCAATTGGGACACATGGAATGGTGCATTAGCCAAGGATCAATGCCTTCAATCGCAATTAGATTTACAAATGTATTGAGGCATTTAAATGGAGTTGGACAACAAAGATTGTAGCCATTCCCTTGTACGTCTATGAAATGTAATATAGGTATTTAATTGCTTGCCATCAAAACAGACAGAAGGTCAATTATATTAAAGTTGAGGTATCTAGAATCATCTGCAGAGTTATTTGCAAAATTCTAGCATCCATTTGATAGGGGACAGCACAGTAT
The sequence above is drawn from the Chiloscyllium plagiosum isolate BGI_BamShark_2017 chromosome 5, ASM401019v2, whole genome shotgun sequence genome and encodes:
- the LOC122549952 gene encoding caveolae-associated protein 4-like — protein: MAEERVYSDSSNLAFGINPTAGDEGEASPLDPLTILTLLEKVAGIVDSVNETQRKMEQQQLEIENTVKEIQIDVAKLNKAHLTTDTTVSKLLVKTQKINANVKDVRQRLDKTNAQVKKVEGNHRELLKRNKFRVVIFQEENQMPSSVVYKNLPHEGNVAAAEGEHTATAATPPPDLSSDEEFVYDEESTSARLRKSGMKRVDSIKKAFSRENMQKTKQNFGKQMNRLSHTIVPPERREKIRISGERIKKSIVDSKPFHMNIKKKNERSGAEGQEVAVKGVGESSKGEMTGTEAAKEVDTPGAAEVGEDSLPAMVTNVANTETVVVTKERKGDEAVPTVAEVKQSPEFS